Proteins found in one Lysinibacillus fusiformis genomic segment:
- a CDS encoding sensor domain-containing diguanylate cyclase, with protein MKSHQLKLKHLIMGVAMAAFFFTSIGSVWGGYRMNVDSIKENTLETNRVYAQKLASTADSYLHEAFQILGYSANQVNTKMDDEQALNQETERLRLQNQMFNSVVITNAKGLVLSVSPPSIEIKGEVLTSIGAKEALAKKTPLISKPYEAMTGRLIIFISHPIFSESNEYLGMIAGTIYLKEPNAFKTLLGEHYSKDGSYVYVVDSDGRVIYHQDPSRINDVVTKNKVVQAVISGKDGAQLVENTKGVKMLAGYSAVATTGWGVVAQKPLDVALAPSFDRVQEVIIKSVPLMVVSIIIVLWAAARIANPLQQLASLTEESLDKKNVEGLKSVSGWYFEAYSLKNALVRSLSFLHGQVSFFKDQSTVDPLTGITNRRTMDSMLAEWLTNKVPHAIILLDLDHFKSVNDTYGHAIGDKVLQFLSRHMESVARKGDICCRYGGEEFVMLLPNTTAEEAVRVAEQLRGILADTVSPCGRPVTLSAGIAVYPAMADTTEALIEAADDALYLAKQEGRNQVKVAVSKTN; from the coding sequence ATGAAATCGCATCAGTTAAAATTAAAGCATCTTATAATGGGCGTAGCGATGGCCGCATTCTTTTTCACAAGCATTGGTAGTGTTTGGGGCGGCTATAGGATGAACGTTGATTCTATTAAGGAAAATACGCTAGAAACGAATAGAGTTTATGCTCAAAAATTGGCATCAACTGCTGATTCCTATCTACATGAAGCTTTTCAAATCTTAGGATATAGTGCGAATCAGGTCAACACAAAAATGGATGATGAACAAGCATTGAATCAGGAAACGGAGCGTTTGAGATTGCAAAATCAAATGTTCAATTCGGTGGTCATAACAAATGCAAAGGGACTTGTTTTGTCTGTCTCCCCACCATCTATAGAAATTAAAGGAGAGGTTTTAACATCAATTGGTGCTAAAGAGGCATTAGCCAAAAAGACACCACTCATCTCTAAACCCTATGAGGCGATGACAGGACGGCTCATCATTTTTATATCGCATCCTATTTTCTCAGAGTCCAATGAGTATCTGGGAATGATCGCAGGCACTATTTATTTAAAGGAACCTAATGCCTTTAAAACCTTATTGGGAGAGCATTATAGTAAGGATGGTTCTTACGTATATGTAGTTGATTCTGATGGACGAGTTATCTATCATCAAGATCCAAGCCGTATTAATGATGTTGTAACGAAAAATAAAGTCGTTCAAGCTGTTATATCTGGCAAGGATGGTGCCCAACTAGTTGAGAACACAAAAGGGGTAAAAATGCTTGCTGGCTATAGTGCAGTGGCAACGACAGGGTGGGGAGTTGTTGCGCAGAAACCATTAGACGTAGCATTAGCACCTTCATTTGATCGTGTACAGGAAGTCATTATAAAATCTGTACCCCTTATGGTTGTTTCGATTATTATCGTACTTTGGGCTGCAGCACGCATTGCTAATCCCTTACAGCAACTAGCATCTTTGACAGAGGAAAGTCTAGATAAGAAAAATGTAGAAGGATTAAAATCTGTTAGTGGATGGTACTTTGAAGCGTATTCTTTGAAGAATGCATTGGTTCGAAGTTTATCGTTTTTACATGGACAGGTCTCTTTTTTCAAGGATCAATCTACAGTTGATCCACTGACGGGTATTACGAACAGACGAACAATGGATTCAATGCTTGCTGAGTGGTTAACAAATAAGGTACCGCATGCCATTATTTTGCTAGATTTAGATCACTTCAAAAGTGTGAATGATACATATGGTCATGCAATTGGCGATAAAGTTTTACAATTTTTATCTAGACATATGGAATCTGTAGCCCGTAAAGGAGATATATGCTGCCGATACGGGGGCGAGGAATTTGTCATGCTTTTGCCGAATACGACAGCAGAGGAAGCCGTACGAGTGGCTGAACAACTACGAGGAATTTTGGCCGATACAGTCAGCCCATGTGGTAGACCAGTAACATTATCTGCAGGAATAGCGGTCTATCCTGCAATGGCAGATACAACGGAGGCGCTAATTGAAGCGGCTGATGATGCACTTTACCTTGCGAAACAAGAGGGACGCAACCAAGTAAAAGTGGCAGTCTCAAAAACGAATTAA
- a CDS encoding CaiB/BaiF CoA transferase family protein: MGILKGLKILDFSALLPGPMATMIFADLGADVIHVESSKRVDLTRIMPPYDDDHEAYIHQHLNRSKKSITLNLKSPEAINIVKSLVQEYDVIIEGFRPGVMQRLGIGYEALKEINPKVIYCAITGYGQTGPYSNRPGHDNNYLSLAGVLDYSRHKDKKPVSMGVQLADIAGGTMHAAIGVLAAALHREKTGEGQFIDISMTDAVFSLNAMYGAAFIGGGRVPQPEQEILNGGSYYDFYKTKDGRFFSVGSLEPQFRKLLCEALDIPELIDNTFNDSYYTQIRFKEAVHDAFLSKTYEEWLEVFNEDFEGCVEPVLTFPEACEHPQLKAREMIVTIPKSDGTMQKQIASPFKFDGAQPEYKHVGAKLGEHNEEVLLSLGFDAEQIDALKEKGVLE, from the coding sequence TTGGGCATTTTAAAGGGGTTAAAAATTCTCGATTTTTCTGCATTACTACCAGGACCAATGGCGACAATGATATTTGCTGATTTAGGAGCAGATGTCATCCATGTTGAATCTTCAAAGCGTGTTGATTTAACACGAATTATGCCTCCCTATGATGATGATCATGAGGCATATATCCATCAACATTTAAATCGATCAAAAAAATCAATTACGTTAAATTTAAAATCACCAGAAGCTATCAACATTGTTAAATCACTTGTACAGGAATATGACGTTATTATCGAGGGGTTTCGACCTGGAGTGATGCAGCGACTTGGCATTGGCTATGAAGCTCTTAAAGAAATAAATCCTAAGGTTATTTATTGTGCGATTACTGGCTATGGACAAACAGGGCCTTATAGTAATCGACCTGGACACGATAATAACTATCTATCCTTAGCAGGCGTACTCGATTATTCGCGCCATAAAGATAAAAAGCCTGTTTCGATGGGAGTTCAACTAGCTGATATAGCTGGGGGAACAATGCATGCCGCAATTGGCGTGCTGGCTGCTGCACTTCATCGTGAAAAAACAGGGGAAGGACAATTCATCGATATAAGTATGACAGATGCTGTCTTTTCACTTAATGCTATGTATGGTGCTGCCTTTATTGGAGGTGGACGTGTTCCACAGCCAGAGCAAGAAATTTTAAACGGAGGCAGTTACTATGATTTTTACAAAACAAAGGATGGACGATTTTTCTCTGTCGGTAGTTTAGAGCCTCAATTTCGCAAATTGCTCTGTGAAGCACTCGATATTCCTGAGTTGATCGATAATACCTTCAATGATTCCTACTATACGCAAATTCGTTTTAAAGAAGCTGTTCACGATGCCTTTTTGTCCAAGACATATGAGGAATGGCTTGAAGTATTTAATGAGGATTTTGAAGGTTGTGTTGAGCCAGTTCTAACATTTCCTGAAGCATGTGAACATCCGCAGCTAAAAGCACGGGAGATGATTGTGACTATTCCCAAAAGCGATGGGACTATGCAAAAACAAATTGCTTCTCCGTTTAAATTTGATGGTGCGCAGCCTGAATACAAGCATGTTGGTGCTAAGTTAGGCGAGCATAATGAGGAAGTTTTATTGTCTCTGGGCTTTGATGCTGAACAAATCGATGCTTTGAAAGAAAAAGGTGTTTTAGAGTAA
- a CDS encoding AraC family transcriptional regulator, with the protein MNIEDHLLLWNHASIKVLDVRHRILSIGETLQPYKLPASVFLIVTRGDAQVHLDQTNYLVHQFQIIHSGKGTVLEINQINNELECYFIFYKGSVSYPVGQRILQLFENRNTFQAQYSLTPRYPIAIYEKVQLMHESWQQSQWLERLQVKTLFYQIVLSIYQQLSSQESYVKQTGLVSQIKAYVEEHYADSIKLEPLAERLNYSVSHISAVFKRETNYSLVEYVMQLRMKKAVTLLKSTNVPLKEIAASVGYTDVHYFNRLFKRHLGISPGKYRKLVLDRGMLEDAPQNIMESSIDEKTLQRYIDSDNHYRYKEGGKFQMARKNKSNFAATLLLCLTLLLGACASGANTNSGSQSQAQSETSGATQVETITYQAASGEVEIPKNPKRIVVVADSYAGYLLALGIKPIGMSDFALSHPYFEGKIDGIESIGDNKSVEKILELKPDLIIAFDGMEGFENFEKIAPTVGIKYGDLSYREQLVEFGKMLNREKEAAQWISNWDEKIEKYKPIVQEVVGEQTVSIMGGTDKEVYIYGDHYSRGGEIMYGEFQLNAPDLVQKEALDSKEWGVSFSIERLPDYAGDFIFVEDTTLEFLKESTLWNELPAVNNNMVTILDSNASYFNDPVSLEKQLDLVVEAFSNMQKNK; encoded by the coding sequence ATGAACATAGAAGACCACCTTTTACTCTGGAATCACGCTTCTATCAAGGTATTAGATGTACGTCATAGAATACTCAGTATAGGGGAAACATTGCAGCCATATAAATTACCAGCAAGTGTTTTTCTCATAGTCACTCGGGGAGATGCGCAAGTGCATCTGGATCAAACCAATTATCTTGTGCATCAGTTTCAAATTATACATAGTGGTAAAGGGACAGTTTTAGAGATTAATCAAATAAATAATGAACTAGAGTGCTATTTTATCTTTTATAAAGGTTCTGTTTCTTATCCTGTTGGTCAAAGGATTCTTCAGTTGTTTGAAAACAGAAATACATTTCAAGCGCAGTATAGCTTGACACCTAGGTATCCGATAGCTATTTATGAAAAAGTGCAGCTTATGCATGAAAGCTGGCAACAATCACAGTGGCTGGAACGTTTGCAAGTTAAAACATTATTTTATCAGATTGTATTAAGTATATATCAGCAGTTAAGTAGCCAAGAGAGCTATGTAAAACAAACAGGATTGGTAAGTCAAATAAAGGCGTATGTGGAAGAACATTATGCAGATTCGATAAAGCTGGAGCCTCTTGCAGAACGTTTAAATTATAGTGTGTCACATATATCTGCCGTATTTAAGAGAGAGACAAACTATAGCCTAGTTGAATATGTTATGCAATTAAGAATGAAAAAGGCTGTAACGCTATTAAAATCAACAAATGTACCTTTAAAAGAGATTGCGGCAAGTGTTGGCTATACAGATGTTCATTATTTTAATCGCCTTTTTAAAAGACATCTAGGGATATCACCAGGGAAATATAGAAAACTGGTATTGGATCGAGGCATGCTAGAAGATGCTCCACAAAACATCATGGAATCCTCCATTGATGAAAAAACACTCCAACGATATATTGATAGTGATAATCATTATCGATACAAAGAAGGAGGAAAATTTCAGATGGCTCGAAAAAATAAGTCAAATTTTGCAGCTACACTATTGCTGTGTTTGACGCTATTATTAGGTGCTTGCGCAAGTGGTGCCAATACAAATTCAGGCTCACAATCTCAAGCACAAAGTGAAACAAGTGGAGCAACACAGGTGGAAACCATTACATACCAAGCTGCGAGTGGAGAAGTAGAGATTCCAAAAAATCCGAAACGTATTGTAGTTGTAGCAGACAGCTATGCAGGGTATTTATTGGCATTAGGTATTAAACCTATTGGCATGTCGGATTTTGCGTTAAGCCATCCTTATTTTGAGGGTAAAATAGATGGTATTGAAAGTATTGGTGACAACAAATCTGTTGAAAAAATCTTGGAATTGAAACCAGATTTAATTATTGCCTTCGATGGCATGGAAGGCTTTGAAAACTTTGAAAAGATTGCGCCAACCGTTGGCATTAAGTATGGCGACCTGAGTTATCGCGAACAATTAGTGGAGTTCGGTAAGATGCTTAATAGAGAAAAAGAAGCTGCTCAATGGATTAGCAATTGGGATGAGAAAATTGAAAAGTACAAGCCAATTGTTCAAGAAGTTGTTGGAGAACAGACGGTCTCTATCATGGGTGGTACTGATAAAGAGGTTTACATATATGGTGATCATTACTCTAGAGGTGGAGAAATCATGTATGGGGAATTCCAATTAAATGCGCCCGACTTAGTTCAAAAGGAGGCGCTTGATTCAAAAGAATGGGGCGTTTCATTTTCTATTGAACGATTGCCAGATTATGCAGGAGATTTTATTTTTGTAGAAGACACAACGCTTGAATTTCTGAAGGAAAGCACATTATGGAATGAGTTGCCTGCAGTGAATAATAACATGGTTACGATATTGGATAGTAATGCTTCCTACTTTAATGACCCTGTTTCATTAGAGAAGCAGCTTGATTTAGTAGTGGAAGCCTTTAGTAATATGCAAAAAAATAAATAA
- a CDS encoding acetamidase/formamidase family protein has protein sequence MTNELHVLEKEEVESEDFIQQPQAAETLFVNEFIDGILDPSQKMLGPVKDGGTIIANTTPGCWGPMLTPTIRGGHEVTKPVFVEGAEVGDAIVIKIKSIQVTSLATSSGHDEAIVDRFIGDPFVSVKCPGCGKLHPSTVVKGIGPHAIRCSTCDTETAPFKMTNGYTMALDHKGQMGVTVGREGARRIALDARNYMRTPENSVQNPVVALAPSDLVGVIARMRPFLGQLGTTPSKAMPDSHNAGDFGSFLIGAPHEYAFTQDELDLHRTDGHMDISRVREGATIICPVKIPGGGVYIGDMHAMQGDGEIAGHTTDVAGIVQLQVKVLKKVALEGPILLPNVEDLPYTAKPFTKEEKRRARELAEEFGVKQVEDVFPVSVVGSGKTLNEATDNAISRAAKLFEMSEPEVLNRATITGSIEIGRHPGVVTATFQVPKTILKKVRIYKTVKRQYD, from the coding sequence ATGACAAACGAATTGCATGTGCTAGAAAAAGAAGAGGTAGAAAGTGAAGATTTTATACAGCAACCACAAGCCGCTGAGACATTGTTCGTAAATGAGTTTATTGATGGTATTTTAGATCCATCACAAAAGATGTTAGGGCCGGTTAAGGATGGTGGAACGATTATTGCCAATACAACACCTGGATGTTGGGGACCCATGCTTACACCCACTATTCGTGGAGGACATGAAGTAACGAAGCCTGTGTTTGTAGAAGGGGCAGAGGTGGGTGACGCTATTGTTATAAAAATTAAATCGATTCAGGTCACATCGCTTGCAACTTCGTCTGGTCATGATGAGGCAATTGTAGATCGATTCATTGGCGATCCGTTTGTTTCTGTAAAATGTCCAGGCTGTGGCAAACTTCACCCAAGCACAGTTGTCAAAGGAATAGGTCCACATGCAATTCGATGTTCGACATGTGATACAGAAACGGCACCTTTTAAAATGACAAATGGCTATACGATGGCACTAGATCATAAAGGGCAAATGGGTGTGACTGTTGGACGAGAGGGTGCTAGACGAATTGCACTTGATGCCAGAAATTACATGAGAACACCTGAAAATTCTGTACAAAATCCTGTTGTTGCATTAGCTCCCAGCGACTTAGTAGGCGTAATAGCAAGAATGCGTCCATTTTTAGGTCAGCTTGGTACAACCCCTTCGAAAGCGATGCCAGATTCTCATAATGCTGGAGATTTTGGTTCATTCTTAATTGGAGCACCACATGAATATGCCTTTACCCAAGATGAATTGGATTTACATCGTACCGATGGACATATGGATATTAGCCGAGTGCGAGAAGGAGCGACTATAATTTGTCCGGTCAAGATACCAGGCGGTGGTGTATATATTGGAGACATGCATGCCATGCAAGGGGATGGCGAGATTGCTGGTCATACAACCGATGTAGCGGGTATTGTCCAGCTTCAAGTGAAGGTCTTGAAAAAAGTAGCATTGGAAGGCCCAATTTTACTACCAAATGTAGAAGATTTACCTTATACAGCAAAGCCCTTTACAAAGGAAGAAAAACGTCGTGCACGTGAGCTAGCGGAGGAATTCGGTGTTAAACAGGTAGAGGATGTATTTCCAGTGTCGGTGGTTGGTTCTGGTAAAACGTTAAATGAGGCGACTGATAACGCGATAAGTCGAGCTGCGAAGCTATTTGAGATGAGCGAGCCAGAGGTTTTAAATAGAGCAACAATCACAGGCTCCATTGAAATCGGACGCCATCCAGGAGTTGTCACAGCCACTTTCCAAGTACCTAAAACAATATTGAAAAAGGTAAGAATATATAAAACTGTGAAAAGGCAATATGACTAA
- a CDS encoding S-layer homology domain-containing protein: protein MDKSKIQKVNKALIATVFASSGIAVVVPPPKAAAATSPFTDINQYTDHYNDILKLYSQGVIKGFADNTFRPDVNVTRGQAAKMLATVLNLDTKNVQDPYYKDVPKGSEYYKYVAALQNAGIMSGYSNGTFMPNEVITRGELAKIVVVGFHLEVSQNYNNVFKDVNSQTSNAIYIQTVIDLNITEGTTPVTFSPFAPVTRGQFASFVVGSQEKKGNETSFKITGVEDDKVYVNGESYTIPESLSHIFNDYNAPVLKGAYIEGDLSGKVIRSISKLTLNASGTSSRSLDFDGNYGSFGATIVVNGNYIEFSNMTLTGAMFVNETVRPPLHIGAANRQPLALGRVASNNISFINWSNPDNNKGEDSSNNNSSDLQNWTKPNNDNDKPFVNWSKEKEEMKNVEKYLEFYNSSVSRLVVSQTGTKIETNTKLPRVDIIGNVREFEIQGNIGTLNLNTETKLTIYGSGNIDWINYNSYTDLQLYIDGRIGTLFVDNSYGKIDIGDYTYIDKVILPKDVSPNDIFDDFLDDKDNVGEITDPDGKPIDKDDNENQNPDDKTKPLISITELKILNGSEIQADFTSDEVGTYYYIVREKDAEAPNKSEMVNRLSNKNVAHGTAAAIKGTNSIKVSNLGEKKEYVIYIMVVDGSKNASDIASQEFQMKDASPPAVKSLQVTPLHGGTRAEFKFTASEPGDYYYYLRPKTTAPDPTTADIVANPTGKGKAKAGALGITEILTGLQAETGYQLYVVMKDESGNFSVDPAVAKDFTTKELDNIHPYVENKILERKGLNQVYVYFNERLDKETAQDVKNYELSGTGIINVTGQKVISPEEAIYEEYGSGKSRVLLKVPSLSGFINHDTLTVTVLPGVKDLAFNDFENISTVPSGAIPNNYAEYMHSDIDTPKLKIEKVMKNAEKTKIEVEFSTDKAGTFYYMIMPQNTDMDALNIDSRDFIDEFTSKPSGKFDNSSGAKIYLFKEGEKIANRGNTKFDIVLSDLAVDPFTSYSVYMVVKDRSGNLSIIEDALIADDSKPPLIGDIQVTPKGEKPGKPGEETADITLNSDEKGFIYYAALPKYKKNPVSGVLELNPDIYDNSGNLKPLPGTTDSSKDSATRKAAFLSAATGYKRASLDAGNNKLSIDGLIPHEEYVLYIGVEDTPGNFTVQQRVGTTQEYGDVMMKPFYADGTAPKIDPIIKKITDKEFDIIPRNDSSTLTYKEDQTFVITFSEAISLSSDTDLIPVKENTTATIKKLKDELESSSSIGSGAIDKIEWEKTLNTAEPRRLIITFNKKISSNFMIDMNATTLKDIKDLGKLSFVSDKSVAKYEHPADFENNTILKAELIGPSGATSSHDLKVSIEINTELNRKQKYYYVVTNSNTKILTAKDIIDTVDHKQLTPGVVASDKDDVPVNTNNGTTGAAPSILLKVSTSEFREGQKVYLLTIDQYGNIVMAVSNDLKPYVTITKAP, encoded by the coding sequence ATGGATAAATCTAAAATCCAAAAAGTAAATAAAGCCTTGATTGCAACAGTATTTGCTTCAAGTGGAATTGCTGTTGTAGTACCTCCACCGAAAGCGGCAGCGGCTACTTCTCCCTTTACGGATATTAACCAATACACAGATCATTATAACGATATTCTAAAATTATATTCTCAAGGGGTAATTAAAGGGTTTGCCGATAATACATTTCGCCCGGATGTAAATGTAACACGAGGACAGGCTGCGAAAATGCTGGCAACTGTTTTAAACTTGGATACGAAAAATGTCCAAGATCCTTACTATAAAGATGTACCTAAGGGTAGCGAATATTATAAATATGTCGCTGCGTTGCAAAATGCGGGTATCATGTCAGGTTATTCAAACGGTACATTTATGCCAAATGAAGTCATTACTCGAGGTGAACTAGCCAAAATAGTAGTGGTCGGATTCCATCTAGAAGTATCTCAAAATTATAATAATGTTTTTAAGGATGTAAATAGCCAAACAAGCAATGCTATCTATATTCAAACAGTTATTGATTTAAATATTACAGAAGGTACAACACCTGTTACTTTCTCTCCATTTGCTCCAGTAACTCGTGGACAGTTTGCTTCATTTGTTGTCGGTTCACAAGAGAAGAAGGGCAATGAAACATCTTTCAAAATTACAGGTGTTGAAGACGATAAAGTTTATGTAAACGGTGAATCTTACACAATTCCAGAAAGCCTTTCTCATATTTTTAACGACTATAATGCACCTGTCTTAAAAGGCGCCTACATTGAGGGTGATCTTTCAGGGAAAGTAATTCGATCCATTTCAAAACTAACGCTCAATGCAAGTGGAACAAGTTCTCGTTCACTTGATTTCGATGGTAATTACGGATCTTTTGGTGCAACGATTGTTGTAAATGGTAATTATATTGAATTCTCTAATATGACATTGACAGGGGCAATGTTTGTCAATGAAACAGTTCGCCCACCTTTGCATATAGGGGCTGCAAACCGTCAACCATTAGCTCTTGGGCGTGTAGCAAGTAACAATATCTCATTTATCAATTGGTCGAATCCAGATAACAATAAAGGAGAAGATTCGTCAAATAACAATTCGAGCGATCTTCAAAATTGGACAAAACCAAATAATGATAATGACAAGCCATTCGTCAACTGGTCTAAAGAAAAAGAGGAAATGAAAAATGTTGAGAAGTACCTAGAATTCTATAACAGCAGTGTTTCTCGACTAGTAGTATCTCAAACAGGTACAAAAATTGAAACAAATACAAAACTACCACGTGTAGACATCATTGGAAATGTGCGAGAGTTTGAAATTCAAGGCAATATTGGTACGTTAAATTTAAATACTGAAACAAAGCTTACAATTTATGGTTCAGGAAATATTGATTGGATTAATTACAATAGCTACACAGATCTTCAGCTGTATATTGATGGGCGAATCGGCACATTATTCGTTGATAATTCATATGGCAAGATTGATATTGGAGATTATACGTATATTGATAAAGTTATTTTACCTAAGGACGTGTCACCAAATGATATCTTTGATGATTTCCTAGATGATAAAGATAATGTTGGGGAAATTACTGATCCAGATGGCAAACCAATCGATAAAGACGATAATGAGAACCAGAATCCTGATGATAAAACAAAACCTCTCATTAGTATTACGGAGCTCAAAATACTAAATGGTAGTGAGATACAAGCAGATTTCACATCAGATGAAGTCGGTACTTACTACTATATTGTGCGTGAAAAGGATGCAGAGGCACCAAATAAAAGTGAAATGGTCAACCGCCTCTCAAATAAGAACGTAGCACATGGAACTGCGGCAGCCATCAAAGGAACCAACTCAATCAAGGTTTCCAATTTAGGTGAGAAAAAAGAATACGTCATCTACATCATGGTTGTGGATGGCTCGAAAAATGCATCAGATATAGCTTCTCAAGAGTTCCAAATGAAAGATGCATCACCACCAGCAGTAAAATCCTTACAAGTTACGCCTTTACATGGTGGAACAAGAGCTGAATTCAAGTTTACTGCAAGTGAACCTGGAGACTATTACTATTATTTACGCCCAAAAACTACAGCGCCTGATCCAACAACAGCAGATATCGTTGCTAATCCAACTGGTAAAGGGAAAGCAAAGGCTGGTGCACTAGGCATAACAGAAATTCTAACAGGCTTACAGGCTGAAACAGGCTATCAGCTTTATGTAGTGATGAAAGATGAGTCTGGCAACTTTTCAGTAGACCCTGCTGTAGCAAAGGATTTTACAACGAAAGAGCTTGATAATATTCATCCGTATGTCGAAAATAAAATTTTAGAACGAAAAGGGCTTAATCAAGTATATGTTTACTTCAACGAAAGGTTAGATAAAGAAACCGCGCAGGATGTTAAAAACTATGAATTATCCGGTACAGGGATAATTAACGTTACAGGGCAAAAAGTAATTAGTCCCGAAGAGGCTATTTATGAAGAATATGGTTCTGGCAAATCAAGAGTATTATTAAAAGTTCCTTCATTAAGCGGGTTTATTAATCATGATACTTTAACTGTAACAGTATTACCTGGAGTTAAAGATTTGGCATTTAATGATTTTGAAAATATAAGTACGGTTCCTTCTGGAGCTATTCCGAATAATTATGCAGAATATATGCACTCAGATATAGATACTCCAAAATTAAAAATTGAAAAGGTAATGAAAAATGCTGAAAAAACTAAGATTGAAGTAGAATTTTCAACAGATAAAGCGGGAACTTTCTACTATATGATTATGCCTCAAAATACAGATATGGATGCTCTAAATATAGACTCCCGTGATTTTATAGATGAGTTCACATCAAAACCAAGTGGCAAATTTGACAATAGTAGTGGTGCGAAAATTTATTTATTCAAGGAAGGTGAAAAGATAGCCAATAGAGGCAACACTAAATTTGATATTGTATTATCAGATTTGGCAGTTGATCCATTTACAAGTTATTCTGTATATATGGTAGTAAAGGATCGTTCCGGAAATTTATCTATCATTGAAGATGCCCTAATTGCTGATGATAGTAAGCCTCCACTAATTGGAGATATTCAAGTAACACCAAAAGGGGAGAAACCGGGGAAACCAGGAGAAGAGACTGCTGATATCACACTTAACTCTGATGAAAAAGGTTTTATATATTATGCTGCATTACCAAAATATAAGAAAAATCCAGTTAGCGGTGTGCTTGAGCTGAATCCAGATATATATGATAATAGTGGCAATTTAAAACCATTACCTGGAACAACTGATTCATCTAAAGATAGTGCTACAAGGAAAGCTGCCTTCTTAAGTGCTGCAACAGGCTATAAGCGTGCGTCATTAGATGCGGGTAATAATAAACTTTCAATTGATGGATTAATACCACATGAAGAATATGTATTATACATTGGAGTTGAAGACACACCTGGGAACTTCACAGTGCAACAAAGGGTAGGTACTACGCAAGAATATGGTGATGTTATGATGAAACCATTCTATGCGGACGGGACAGCACCAAAGATTGATCCGATTATCAAGAAAATTACAGATAAAGAATTCGATATTATTCCTAGAAATGATTCATCTACATTAACTTATAAAGAAGATCAAACATTCGTTATTACATTTTCTGAGGCAATTTCTTTATCAAGTGATACTGACTTGATTCCTGTAAAGGAAAATACTACAGCTACTATTAAGAAGTTAAAAGATGAGTTAGAGAGCTCTAGTTCGATTGGTTCAGGTGCAATTGATAAAATAGAGTGGGAAAAAACTTTAAATACGGCAGAACCACGCAGGTTAATTATTACATTTAATAAGAAAATTTCATCAAACTTTATGATTGATATGAATGCGACGACTCTGAAAGATATTAAGGATTTAGGGAAGCTATCTTTTGTTTCTGATAAATCTGTTGCTAAGTACGAACACCCTGCAGACTTTGAAAATAATACAATTCTAAAAGCAGAGCTTATTGGACCAAGTGGTGCAACTTCATCCCATGATTTGAAAGTAAGTATTGAAATTAACACAGAATTAAACCGAAAACAAAAATACTATTATGTAGTTACAAACAGTAATACAAAAATATTAACAGCTAAAGATATTATTGATACAGTGGATCATAAACAACTAACTCCTGGGGTAGTTGCATCTGATAAAGATGATGTACCTGTCAATACAAATAATGGAACAACAGGAGCAGCACCTTCAATTCTCTTAAAAGTGAGTACAAGTGAATTTAGGGAAGGACAAAAAGTTTACCTATTAACTATTGATCAATATGGTAATATTGTTATGGCTGTAAGTAATGATTTAAAACCTTATGTAACGATCACAAAAGCACCATAA
- a CDS encoding HPP family protein, which produces MTEILGVENKIEKKNSIKPFILKMRGGGHAPSRTNFADAFTGAMGGLICIFVLLWLTNFTDSPWLMASLGGSCVLVFVVWNAPLSQPRNIIGGHFISAFIGLAMYSLLGSNILSISLGVGLTIFFMAFLGVIHPPAGANPIIIILGGYGWSYLLTPVLIGAVIIVFFGLLINNLREKRKYPMFW; this is translated from the coding sequence ATGACAGAAATCCTAGGTGTGGAAAATAAGATAGAGAAAAAGAATAGCATTAAACCCTTTATATTAAAAATGAGAGGAGGAGGTCATGCGCCTTCTCGAACAAATTTCGCTGATGCCTTTACTGGAGCAATGGGTGGATTAATATGCATTTTTGTGTTGCTATGGTTAACCAACTTTACTGATTCACCTTGGCTAATGGCATCATTAGGTGGTAGCTGCGTGCTTGTATTTGTCGTCTGGAATGCACCTTTGTCTCAGCCTCGAAATATAATCGGAGGTCATTTTATTTCCGCCTTTATTGGCTTGGCCATGTATTCCTTATTAGGTTCCAATATATTGTCGATTAGTCTAGGTGTTGGATTAACCATATTTTTTATGGCCTTTTTAGGTGTCATTCATCCGCCAGCAGGCGCCAATCCTATAATTATTATTTTAGGAGGTTACGGTTGGAGTTACTTACTCACACCGGTGTTAATTGGAGCAGTCATCATTGTGTTTTTCGGGTTGTTGATAAATAATTTACGAGAAAAAAGAAAATATCCGATGTTTTGGTAA